In Apium graveolens cultivar Ventura chromosome 10, ASM990537v1, whole genome shotgun sequence, the following are encoded in one genomic region:
- the LOC141690933 gene encoding uncharacterized protein LOC141690933, whose product MWSFTSPSKEGKYALKGYKLLLLDDDDFHMHAFVYADNWRSFRKDIVEGNVYVITNFYTREANGTMKPTSSKYLINFSNSTSVQKLVDDDFMIPRHKFEFVDLGELFSIASGYENAKSPEFATDIIGAVKDFEPVILIDTMFGKRDIVKFRITDRRYSHKVSVWGQLVVETNKNYEKAKKDHIVIAIVTSSKPKIYKSSVQISTLPSSKSYLNLENDYVNEMKIKLQKEGYKAATNTEGSLIPISLVHVIKTITAQQLSQKTNSDDLELESLITKVSDMLRITQKTFMCSVKISAVEESENWWYLSYIKCEEDAYKYEGRYKCSKCSYIMPVPMKRYKIVVLAGDSNEAFNFVLMDKPVKRMVGQTATKMILDNPKTEDGYPKKIKDIAGKEVTFIIQITVTM is encoded by the exons ATGTGGTCGTTCACTTCTCCATCCAAAGAAGGAAAATATGCTCTGAAAGGATACAAGTTGCTTTTACTTGATGATGAT gACTTTCATATGCATGCTTTTGTATATGCTGATAATTGGAGATCCTTTAGAAAAGATATTGTTGAAGGAAATGTTTACGTTATAACCAATTTTTATACAAGAGAGGCAAATGGAACAATGAAGCCTACCAGCTCGAAATATCTTATAAATTTTTCTAATTCTACGTCAGTTCAGAAGTTAGTGGACGATGACTTTATGATACCGAGACACAAATTTGAATTTGTTGACCTTGGTGAACTGTTTAGTATTGCTTCTGGATATGAAAATGCTAAAAGCCCAGAATTTGCTACAG ATATCATTGGTGCAGTGAAGGATTTTGAGCCTGTGATATTGATAGATACCATGTTTGGAAAGAGAGATATCGTGAAATTTCGAATTACTGATCGAAG gTACTCCCACAAGGTTAGTGTCTGGGGACAACTTGTTGTGGAGACTAATAAGAATTATGAGAAGGCTAAAAAGGATCACATTGTCATTGCAATCGTCACAAGCTCCAAGCCTAAAATATATAAGA GTTCAGTCCAAATTAGTACACTTCCTTCGTCAAAGAGCTACCTCAATTTAGAAAATGATTATGTGAATGAAATGAAGATCAA GCTGCAGAAAGAAGGTTACAAAGCAGCTACCAACACAGAAGGTTCTTTGATTCCAATTTCACTAGTGCATGTTATTAAAACTATAACAGCGCAACAGCTCAGCCAGAAGACTAATTCTGATGACTTGGAG TTGGAATCTTTAATTACTAAAGTAAGTGATATGCTGAGAATTACGCAAAAAACCTTTATGTGCTCCGTCAAAATATCAGCTGTAGAAGAGTCTGAAAACTGGTGGTATTTGAGCTACATAAAATGTGAGGAAGATGCGTACAAGTATGAAGGAAGGTACAAATGTTCGAAATGTAGTTATATCATGCCGGTGCCTATGAAGAG ATACAAGATTGTTGTTCTTGCTGGTGATTCCAATGAGGCTTTTAACTTTGTACTAATGGACAAACCTGTGAAGCGTATGGTTGGACAAACTGCAACCAAGATGATACTGGACAATCCTAAG ACTGAAGATGGCTATCCAAAGAAAATCAAAGACATTGCTGGAAAGGAAGTTACATTTATCATTCAGATAACTGTGACAATGTGA